AGCGGGATATACTGACGTACTTATAACCATTAATAAGGAAGATTATAATAGAGCTAAAAAGTTTAAAGCAAAGAAAATTGAATATGTGCCTGGTGTTGGTATAGATACTATGAAGTATAGTGAAATATCTGTCAATAAAAAAGATAAACCTAGTCTTATAGGGATACCCCAGGATAGTTTAATTGTTGTTTCGGTAGGAGAGTTGAATAAGAACAAAAACCATGAAGTGATTATAAAAGCATTAGCAAATTTAAATAATAAAAAAATTTACTATGTAATTTGTGGTCAGGGACCTTTAAATAAACATTTAAAAGAACTAGCAAAGGAGCTAGGTGTAAAAGAACAAGTGAAATTATTAGGATTTCGGAAAGACATAATTGAGATATGCAAAGCTGCAGATATTTTTGCTTTTCCTTCATATAGAGAAGGTCTTTCAGTATCTCTAATGGAAGCAATGGCATCAGGTTTGCCTGTAGTGTGTTCTGATATTAGAGGTAATTATGATTTAATTGAAGAAGAAAAAGGGGGATATTTAGTTAAAGCTAGTGATATTGAGGGGTTTACTAGTAGAATCAACATTTTAAAGGAAGATTCTTTCTTGAGAAAT
This window of the Cytobacillus pseudoceanisediminis genome carries:
- a CDS encoding glycosyltransferase family 4 protein codes for the protein MKKVLFVATVVKAHIMVFHIPYLKWFKENGFETYVCAKNDYEDNEKCEIPYCDNYYDIPFERAPLKLKNIKAYKQLKELIENNEFDIIHCHTPIGGALSRLAARDARKNGTTVIYTAHGFHFYKGAPFINWLLYYPVERLLAGYTDVLITINKEDYNRAKKFKAKKIEYVPGVGIDTMKYSEISVNKKDKPSLIGIPQDSLIVVSVGELNKNKNHEVIIKALANLNNKKIYYVICGQGPLNKHLKELAKELGVKEQVKLLGFRKDIIEICKAADIFAFPSYREGLSVSLMEAMASGLPVVCSDIRGNYDLIEEEKGGYLVKASDIEGFTSRINILKEDSFLRNQFGEFNKNRVKQYGKENVMKIMAEIYNEGSTNAGNK